A section of the Streptomyces sp. CG1 genome encodes:
- a CDS encoding GNAT family N-acetyltransferase has translation MDVRVEIIQEASQELVDAFGRLLPQLSTTAKPLDYEAVDRMVTCDANTLLVARTSEAIVGTLTLVLLPLPSGLRARVEDVVVDNAARGQGVAGLLTQEALRIAREAGARRVDLTSRPDRAAANRLYERLGFQARQSTVYRFVIDG, from the coding sequence ATGGACGTCCGTGTGGAGATCATCCAGGAAGCGAGTCAGGAACTCGTCGATGCCTTCGGTCGGCTGCTGCCGCAGCTGTCTACGACGGCCAAGCCCCTCGACTACGAAGCGGTCGACCGGATGGTGACGTGTGATGCGAACACGCTACTGGTCGCCCGGACCTCCGAGGCGATCGTCGGCACCTTGACTCTGGTGTTGTTGCCCTTGCCGTCCGGGCTGCGGGCTCGTGTCGAAGACGTGGTCGTCGACAACGCGGCACGAGGTCAGGGAGTAGCCGGCCTCCTCACCCAGGAAGCCCTGCGAATCGCCCGAGAGGCGGGTGCCCGGAGGGTGGATCTCACGTCGCGGCCGGATCGTGCAGCAGCAAATCGGCTGTATGAGCGCCTCGGCTTCCAGGCCCGGCAATCGACGGTCTACCGCTTCGTGATCGACGGGTAG
- a CDS encoding MerR family transcriptional regulator, with translation MGLLTIGAFAKASRLSPKALRLYDELGLLTPARVDAVTGYRLYAPEQLDQARLVAWLRRLGMPLARIQQVRTLSAVAAAQEVRAFWAQVEADTAARRDLATFLIDHLSWKDSVMSPTAKSLGIRYAALSDTGLVRESNQDTAYAGPRLLAVADGCGSQGAPASAAAIDAFKRLETDSVPAGNLLSVLEDVIEQAKQAVHDIGGSASSPGGTGTTLTAMLWTGSQLALVHIGDSRVYLLRDGELFQITHDHTMVQSMVDEGRLSPEEAVSHPQRSLLVRALGPGADTTADMRLHDAQRDDRYLLCSDGLSTVVPTQDIHRVLSEISEPEQAVRELIALANASGGPDNVSCVVADVLELPQ, from the coding sequence ATGGGGTTGCTGACCATCGGGGCGTTCGCGAAGGCGTCCCGGCTGTCGCCGAAGGCACTGCGTCTTTACGACGAACTCGGCCTGCTGACCCCCGCCCGCGTCGACGCGGTGACCGGCTACCGCCTCTACGCACCGGAGCAGCTGGACCAGGCTCGGCTGGTTGCCTGGCTGCGCCGCCTGGGGATGCCCCTGGCCCGCATCCAGCAGGTCCGCACGCTGAGTGCAGTCGCCGCAGCCCAGGAGGTCCGCGCGTTCTGGGCCCAGGTCGAGGCCGACACTGCTGCACGGCGGGACCTGGCCACCTTCCTCATCGACCACCTGTCATGGAAGGACTCCGTCATGTCGCCGACTGCCAAGTCTCTGGGTATCCGTTACGCTGCTCTTTCCGACACGGGCCTCGTCCGCGAGAGCAACCAGGACACCGCCTACGCCGGACCCCGGCTGCTCGCCGTCGCCGATGGCTGCGGCAGCCAAGGAGCCCCTGCCAGCGCAGCCGCCATCGACGCGTTCAAGCGCCTCGAAACCGACAGCGTCCCAGCCGGCAATCTCCTCAGCGTCCTGGAAGACGTCATCGAACAGGCCAAGCAGGCCGTGCACGACATCGGCGGGAGCGCCTCTTCACCCGGAGGCACCGGCACGACACTCACCGCGATGCTTTGGACGGGATCACAGCTGGCTCTCGTCCACATCGGGGACTCCCGCGTCTACCTCCTGCGCGACGGAGAACTGTTTCAGATCACCCACGACCACACCATGGTCCAGTCGATGGTCGACGAAGGACGCCTCAGTCCGGAGGAAGCCGTCTCCCACCCCCAACGGTCGCTGCTGGTCAGGGCCCTGGGCCCAGGAGCCGACACCACCGCCGACATGCGCCTCCACGACGCCCAGCGGGACGACCGATACCTGCTCTGCTCCGACGGCCTGTCGACCGTCGTGCCGACCCAAGACATCCACCGAGTGCTCTCCGAGATCAGCGAACCCGAGCAGGCTGTCCGCGAACTCATCGCCCTCGCCAATGCCTCCGGCGGTCCCGACAACGTCTCCTGCGTAGTCGCCGATGTCCTGGAGCTCCCGCAGTAG